In Malus sylvestris chromosome 16, drMalSylv7.2, whole genome shotgun sequence, the following are encoded in one genomic region:
- the LOC126607513 gene encoding prefoldin subunit 1-like isoform X1 — MADEANRAAFLEIQGRMIELTAKLKQVQTQMRNKEGERKRAFLTLEELRPLSDDSNTYKSIGTSFVLEPKSVLVKEQEQKLKDSETAIASLQEFNVLDYEEKVVDGFYDVYGLSPDSAIQGKMPSLTNLETNLGSSGFKVSLVN; from the exons ATGGCCGACGAAGCCAACAGGGCt GCGTTCTTGGAAATTCAGGGCCGCATGATCGAGCTCACTGCGAAATTGAAgcag GTGCAGACGCAGATGCGGAACAAGGAAGGAGAAAGGAAGCGTGCTTTTCTAACCTTGGAGGAGCTGCGGCCTCTATCTGATGATTCAAATACTTACAAATCTATAGGTACTTC GTTTGTGTTAGAGCCCAAGTCAGTGTTAGTGAAAGAACAGGAACAAAAGCTCAAGGATAGTGAGACTGCAATCGCCTCGCTCCAG GAGTTCAATGTGCTAGACTATGAGGAGAAAGTGGTTGATGGATTTTATGATGTATATGGACTTTCCCCAGATTCAGCAATTCAAGGAAAAATGCCATCTCTCACAAATCTTGAAACAAACCTTGGGAGTTCTGGATTCAAAGTTTCATTAGTAAATTGA
- the LOC126607513 gene encoding prefoldin subunit 1-like isoform X2 translates to MADEANRAAFLEIQGRMIELTAKLKQVQTQMRNKEGERKRAFLTLEELRPLSDDSNTYKSIGTSFVLEPKSVLVKEQEQKLKDSETAIASLQTSKEYIEKQVAEVESNLRELLNQDPALARQIMSMTVM, encoded by the exons ATGGCCGACGAAGCCAACAGGGCt GCGTTCTTGGAAATTCAGGGCCGCATGATCGAGCTCACTGCGAAATTGAAgcag GTGCAGACGCAGATGCGGAACAAGGAAGGAGAAAGGAAGCGTGCTTTTCTAACCTTGGAGGAGCTGCGGCCTCTATCTGATGATTCAAATACTTACAAATCTATAGGTACTTC GTTTGTGTTAGAGCCCAAGTCAGTGTTAGTGAAAGAACAGGAACAAAAGCTCAAGGATAGTGAGACTGCAATCGCCTCGCTCCAG ACCTCAAAGGAATACATCGAGAAACAGGTTGCAGAGGTGGAGAGCAACTTGAGGGAGCTATTGAACCAAGATCCAGCCCTTGCTCGCCAGATAATGTCCATGACTGTAATGTAG
- the LOC126607511 gene encoding probable serine/threonine-protein kinase PBL17, with product MGICFSSVKDQHSNYTHASPQGDDSVVSSQAPSRTSNTTPLASKNVKDLRQSPGYINVSIFTYNEMSLATKHFRPDLILGEGGFGVVYKGVIDDNVRTGFKTTQVAIKELNREGYQGDREWLAEVNYLGQLSYPTLVKLIGYCCEDDHRLLVYEYMASGSLEKHLFRRVGCTLTWSRRMKIALDAAKGLAFLHGAERPIIYRDFKTSNILLDGDFNAKLSDFGLAKEGPMGDQTHVSTRVMGTHGYAAPEYVMTGHLTARSDVYGFGVVLLELLIGRRAMDKSRPGREHNLVEWARPLLNHNKKLLRIVDPRLEGQYSLKTAMKVANLAYQCLSQNPKGRPLMCQVVEMLGSLQTTGNDELQSGEGGVTLYEAPKGTFGTPARKRDPNRRDGERGGEARRRSKPGNGGSKSEPMKDIDSSNLSPDFVT from the exons ATGGGGATTTGTTTCAGTTCTGTAAAGGACCAGCATTCCAATTATACACACGCCAGTCCTCAAG GAGATGACTCTGTTGTATCTTCTCAAGCTCCAAGTAGAACATCAAACACCACTCCTTTGGCTTCCAAGAATGTCAAAGACCTTCGCCAAAGCCCCGGATATATCAATGTCAGCATATTTACTTACAATGAGATGAGTTTGGCCACAAAACATTTCCGGCCAGATCTAATTCTTGGTGAGGGAGGGTTTGGAGTTGTATATAAAGGAGTTATTGACGATAACGTGAGGACTGGATTCAAGACCACGCAAGTTGCCATCAAGGAGCTTAATCGAGAAGGGTACCAAGGTGATAGGGAATGGCTG GCAGAAGTTAACTATCTGGGACAGCTGAGTTATCCTACTCTTGTGAAGCTGATTGGGTACTGCTGTGAGGATGACCACCGGCTACTGGTCTATGAATACATGGCAAGTGGGAGCCTGGAAAAACATCTTTTTCGCA GAGTGGGCTGTACGCTTACATGGtcaagaagaatgaagattgcTTTAGATGCTGCGAAAGGGCTTGCTTTTCTTCATGGTGCAGAGAGACCAATCATTTACCGCGACTTCAAGACATCAAATATCTTGTTGGATGGG GATTTTAATGCAAAGTTGTCAGACTTCGGCCTTGCAAAGGAAGGACCAATGGGAGACCAAACCCATGTTTCAACACGAGTGATGGGAACGCACGGATATGCTGCTCCTGAGTATGTAATGACTG GGCATCTCACCGCTCGAAGCGATGTTTATGGATTTGGAGTGGTACTGCTTGAGCTGCTCATTGGAAGAAGAGCAATGGATAAGAGCAGACCCGGCCGAGAACACAACCTGGTGGAGTGGGCTCGCCCACTCTTGAATCATAATAAGAAACTTCTGAGGATTGTAGACCCTCGACTGGAAGGGCAGTACTCACTTAAAACTGCAATGAAGGTGGCCAATTTGGCGTATCAATGCCTtagtcaaaacccaaaagggagGCCCCTTATGTGCCAGGTGGTTGAAATGCTCGGTTCTCTTCAGACAACAGGAAACGATGAACTTCAAAGTGGAGAAGGTGGTGTAACTCTTTATGAGGCTCCGAAGGGAACCTTTGGAACTCCCGCCAGGAAGAGAGACCCGAACAGAAGAGACGGTGAAAGGGGAGGAGAGGCACGTAGAAGGAGCAAACCGGGAAATGGAGGGAGCAAGAGCGAGCCTATGAAAGATATCGATAGTAGTAACTTGTCTCCAGATTTTGTTACATGA